AATCGATCACTCCAAGGCCCCCTCGGAAGCCCCGGCTGGAGCGTGCTGCATCCCTGGATGAGAAGagctggaggaggtggagaCGGTTCAGGACAAGCCAGGAAAGTCTGACTGATCCCAACGAGACGAGCTCCTCCAACGGTTCCCTGCGGGAAGcgtcccccagccctcccaccaggggcagggccagcccctgcaatccctgctgccagcaggattCCTTGCCCAGTTCACCAGACGCCTTGGAAGCCAGTCCCGTGGGGAAGAGCAGGGGAGGCGCCTCGGACCTGGGCAAACGAGCCTCCGAGATCTCCAGTGCCTTTGGGGGGCTCCTGCGGGGGAAGGGTTTCGCGGGGGGCAAACCCCGGCTGTCCCAAATCATGCCGGCCCGCCCCCTGCCCCCCATGGAGCTCAACGTGGCCTCCCACTCCCTGAGGACAGCTAATAGGATCGACTCAGATTGTCTGGATTACCGACATTATTCTCAGCACAAGTTTGGGAGGGTGAGCAGCAGCCTCAGCGACTCCAAGCTGCAGGGCAATGGGACACTCTATGACAATTGCTCCACAGACTCCATGAAATCCACCTTCAGCGTGCTCACTCCCATTCGAGCCAAGGATGTTCGCAGCAGGTAGGGCTCCCCCAGCTTCTCCCAGCTGGAGAGTTTGGGGTGTTGGCAGGGAAGGAGAATCCCACTGGGCAGGGAACTTCTGAGCTCCTGGAAAAGCACAAAAGCTGGTCTGTGTTATTTAACCTGCTGTGGGGACTGGAAACAGTTGGAAGATTAAGAGATCGGTACATTTGCTCCCTTTAGCTGGGTATTTTCTTAAATACGAGTTTGAtttgctgtcagtttgtttgcAATGTTTACATAATCTGTTTTGAGAATTAAGAAGCAGTAGCTGTGCAAGCCAGCAGTTGGGAAAACTATTTTTtagaaaaatctgaaagtaCATTGGGCTTGAACTGAAATGAtaaattgcagaaaaaaataacaccagatattttaaattgaaattgTCATGCAGTATTATCAGAGTCCTGTGAGGTGCTGAGCAGATGTTGCACTTGTTTGGCTTCTGGCAGGATCAAATTATGTATTGGGAACTACTCTAGTATCCCACAGGAGCTCCTCTgccccagcttttccaggagggaAAAATCTAATCATTGATCCAAAGCATGGGAGTCAGTAGTAGAGGGGAAATAATTCTGAGATAAATTAAAGTGCTACTAACTACTAAAAAAAGCCTCAAAGATAGATTGTTACTTGTTTGTCACAGGGTCTTCTTTCCCATTCCTCCCTTAAGCAGCTGGAGCCAGGTGGGCAGTGTTGGGTTGCCCAGAACTCCCTGACATTATTCTCTCTTCGTTATTTGCAGAGCTTAAGCAAGATTAAAAATGCTTATTCAACATGCAGTCCCTGTGCCAGCATCCCTCACCTCTGTAAGCGTGTCCTTCAGAGGGGCACGTGCTGCGGGATGCATCTGTCCTTCCCAAATGGGATGCTTTGAGACCTCAGgctcaataaattattttcttgaaggTGATTTGATGAGCTGAATTGAAGGAAGGATGTGAGTTTGAGTTTTTGGTTAGGGGAAACTTGATGCCAGAACACTGGAAATGGTGGAGCTGTTTTTATGTTTGAAGTAAGCTGAGCTGCTTCGAGGTACTCAAATGTAATGGAaacacaggatggtttgggtggaagggacctcaaaggtcacccagccccaccccctgccatgggcagggacaccttccactagcccaggttgctccaagccccatccagcctggcctggaacacttccagggatggggcagccacagcttctctgggcaacctgagGCTATCAAACCAATTTCTTTGTTCTCTCTCTGGATGAGTGTTAGTGGGGCTGAAGACTTTGGATGGCTTCAGCCTTCCCATCACACAACCTGAGCAGCATCAGCCTCATTATCACCCTCGTGTCCTGGCTTTGGAAGGAACTTTAGGCAAGCagaataatatataaatatttaattcctTCTTCTTAAAGGTATATTCTTGATTGCTTCAAGGTTCAAGCATTACAAATCAGTATCCCAGCTGCCATGCCCATTCCTTAGATGCTCTTTTTTGGGTCTTCTGTCTACAGGAGCTATTTGGAAGGCAGCCTTCTGGCAAGTGGTGCCTTAATGGGAGCAGAAGAACTTAGCAGATATTTCCCTGATCGGAACATCGGAATCTTTGTGGCCACCTGGAACATGCAGGGTCAGAAGGTAAGTGCACAGAAGTCTTCACAGGTCTTTTGGCAGCAGTAAAGTTAGCCCAGCTCTACTGCAAGGATTGGGGTGATGCTTTTTTGTTCATGACTATGTTCCTTGTCAACCTGAGTCGTTGTCTTTGTCAAATTACAAGGTATTTTTCTAGTAAATCTTTGCATAACTaacactgcttttctttctttttgttttaaatttcttgtgTAATAGGAACTTCCAGTGAATCTGGATGACTTCTTGTTGCCAACAGATCCAGACTTTGCCCAGGACATGTATGTCATTGGGGTTCAAGAAGGCTGTCCAGACAGGTAGCAAAAACAATGTAATGGACCATCTTCTTTTATTGTTAACTAATCATTTTGCTTTGAATTAGACTAGAAATAGTCCCCATTATGTTCTTAATATTTGCAATTATCAATCAATTTAACGAGACTGAATTCTATTGCACGAACACCAGAGGAAATGGGATTAGAGGAAAAAGTCACAGAGATCTGTGAATCataaaatcccagaatggtttgggttggaagggacattaaagcccatccagtcccaccccctaccgtgggcagggacaccttccactagacatgggtgctccaagccctgtccaacctggccttgagcactgcTAGGGAtggaacagcttctctgagcatgCAGAATTCCATCCTGTTGTCGGGGCAGCTGATGGCAAAGCTCCTCTGATTTCTGTGCCATCTCAGCAGCCACCCCTCAGTTCAGTGCAGGTTTTGCTTATGACTTGTAGTTCTGTATGAGAGGGATTGCTCTGTGTGCACAATGCTGATCTCCTCTCCTGGTTGTTGTCTCCTGTACTGTCTGTGTGATCCAGCTGTTGTTCTTTCCTGCAGAAGAGAGTGGGAGATCCGCCTGCAGGAGACGCTGGGCCCCCACTACGTCCTGCTGCACTCGGCCGCTCACGGAGTGCTCTACATGTCCGTGTTCATCCGCAGGGACCTCATCTGGTTCTGCTCAGGTGTGTGGGGAGCTGAAGGCACTGCTGCCAGCCTGTGCcctgcccttttctccctctcctaACCTCCCTGCTCACTCTCAGAAGCATTGCAGTGACAGCATCTTCTTTTCATCCTTCCAGAAGTGGAGTATGCCACGGTGACAACTCGAATCGTGTCTCAGATCAAAACCAAGGGAGCTCTGGGAATCTGCTTCACGTTTTTTGGG
The sequence above is a segment of the Aphelocoma coerulescens isolate FSJ_1873_10779 chromosome 17, UR_Acoe_1.0, whole genome shotgun sequence genome. Coding sequences within it:
- the INPP5E gene encoding phosphatidylinositol polyphosphate 5-phosphatase type IV, which gives rise to MSTPNGFPQHSRVCLTRSMEGGAVQDLQAKKAGKAAKKEAGGEGAPPKIGTPISETLKLLPEELKANMKIKSITPRPPRKPRLERAASLDEKSWRRWRRFRTSQESLTDPNETSSSNGSLREASPSPPTRGRASPCNPCCQQDSLPSSPDALEASPVGKSRGGASDLGKRASEISSAFGGLLRGKGFAGGKPRLSQIMPARPLPPMELNVASHSLRTANRIDSDCLDYRHYSQHKFGRVSSSLSDSKLQGNGTLYDNCSTDSMKSTFSVLTPIRAKDVRSRSYLEGSLLASGALMGAEELSRYFPDRNIGIFVATWNMQGQKELPVNLDDFLLPTDPDFAQDMYVIGVQEGCPDRREWEIRLQETLGPHYVLLHSAAHGVLYMSVFIRRDLIWFCSEVEYATVTTRIVSQIKTKGALGICFTFFGTSFLFITSHFTSGDSKVNERKLDYNKTIQALTLPKNVPDTNPYRSSSSDVTTRFDEVFWFGDFNFRLNKDRETVDSILNQNPSTDVSKLLVYDQLTSEMSRGSIFKGFQEADIHFRPSYKFDIGKDSYDTTSKQRTPSYTDRVVFRSRYKDDIQAVKYSSCPVIKTSDHRPVFALFRVKLRPGRDNIPLAAGQFDRDLYLIGIRRRTTRELQKRLEQKDQRSSSICSIS